The following proteins are encoded in a genomic region of Dasypus novemcinctus isolate mDasNov1 chromosome 21, mDasNov1.1.hap2, whole genome shotgun sequence:
- the LOC139436098 gene encoding endogenous retrovirus group K member 6 Gag polyprotein-like, with amino-acid sequence MGTSLSSHHTPQVRLLAALLDTNGVRVSLKQLQKYWDLLLPFNPWLATCQLWSPDTYSRLIDRVTSAIEHERRSFPPGLLPTLVAVRACLLGAPSEVIRDKSIKQPNDYEPDDLRDTNSLSDQLAAALEREPPRSRSPPPTETVSVAPQNGGPPPPSSTPAQDGVLPASSSPGSEPAGGNKGASSRLYPPLPVSSSPGPAPGNNVASPPSWPAPGNDVASPPSWPAPGNDVASPPSWPAPGNDVASPPSWPAPGNDVASPPSWPAPGNDVASPPSWPAPGNDVASPPSWPAPGNDVASPPSWPAPGNDVASPPSWPAPGNDVTPPPSWPAPGNDVTSPPSWPAPGNDVASPPSCPTLKRVPPPACCRLDAAKLPLPHLFPATAHPSPPPYNGDSGRVHPSAPQLYPLNPLPTPQRPQTWLPFTAKEIKTLRKAVKEDGIGSPYVQQLLEELGVQLALPYDWISLARAILQPGQFLEWRAYYQHAVEQQVAENARIGVRDPPDAYTRINCFANPQSYVNIDPGFWQRAKNLVQRSFSLVSSKQSTKFAQMLQDPQETFPAFVARVLEACQRKITNEDAQFMLAKELILDGCLAPFRTVILPLRDKQLHEWVLACRDVDPQTKALTTAFASAMAVSSASASACFRCGQPGHFIRECPQQAAPRPAEALRRPRGPPTPCPRCGKGYHWARDCRSSQQPLNFQRGRPQPLSQEAFKRAPKP; translated from the coding sequence atgggcacctccctctcctcacaccatacccctcaggttcggcttttagccgccctgcttgataccaatggggttcgcgtttccctgaaacagctccaaaaatattgggacttactactccccttcaatccgtggctcgccacctgccagctctggagcccggacacgtaCTCACGGTTAATAGATCGAGTTACctctgccatagagcatgaaaggcggtcttttccgcccggcctgctgcctactcttgtggccgttcgtgcctgcctccttggtgcaccATCCGAAGTCATCCGGGACAAATCGATTAAACAACCCAATgattatgagcccgatgatcttagagacacgaattctctgtctgaccagctcgccgcagcTCTCGAGCGCGAGCCTCCCCGCTCGCGCTCCCCGCCGCCTACAGAAACCGTTTCTGTGGCTCCTCAGAATGgcggacctcctcctccttcctccacccctgcccaagatggcgtgcttcctgcttcttcctcacccggatcagagcccgccggcgggaacaaaggcgcttcctctcgcctttacccgccccttccTGTCTCGTCATCCCCCGGGCCAGCCCCCGGAAAtaatgtagcttcgccgccatcttggccggcccccggaaatgatgtggcttcgccgccatcttggccggcccccggaaatgatgtggcttcgccgccatcttggccggcccccggaaatgatgtggcttcgccgccatcttggccggcccccggaaatgatgtggcttcgccgccatcttggccggcccccggaaatgatgtagcttcgccgccatcttggccggcccccggaaatgatgtagcttcgccgccatcttggccggcccccggaaatgatgtagcttcgccgccatcttggccggcccccggaaatgatgtagcttcgccgccatcttggccggcccccggaaatgatgtgactccgccgccatcttggccggcccccggaaatgacgtgacttcgccgccatcttggccggctcccggaaatgatgtggcttcgccgccatcttgtcCGACGCTCAAAAGGGTCCCGCCGCCagcttgttgccgccttgacgctgctaagctgccactccctcacttgtttcccgctaccgctcatccctcgccaccaccataTAACGGCGACTCCGGAAGAGTGCACCCTTCCGCCCCTCAGctttacccgctcaacccgctgcctacGCCACAACGCCCTCAGACCTGGCTTCCCTTTACGGCCAAAGAGATCAAGACACTGCGAAAGGCCGTGAAAGAAGATggtataggtagcccatatgtccaacaattgttAGAAGAACTGGGAGTTCAACTTGCGCTCCCCTATGACTGGATTTCCTTAGCCCGCGCCATCCTTCAGCCCGGCCAGTTTCTTGAATGGCGTGCCTATTATCAGCATGCTGTTGAGCAGCAAGTAGCAGAGAACGCCCGCATCGGTGTCAGAGATCCACCAGACGCCTACACCAGAATCAACTGCTTTGCTAATCCTCAGTCTTATGTCaatatagatccagggttttggcaacgAGCAAAGAACCTTGTCCAGCGGTCATTTTCGCTAGTCTCCTCCAAGCAATCTACCAAATTTGCGCAGATGCTTCAAGACCCACAAGAGACCTTTCCCGCGTTTGTCGCACGCGTTCTAGAAGCCTGTCAGCGGAAAATCACCAATGAAGACGCCCAATTTATGTTAGCAAAAGAGCTTATTCTTGACGgatgcctcgcacccttccggaCTGTCATCCTCCCTCTTCGCGACAAGCAGTTACACGAGTGGGTCTTAGCCTGCCGAGATGTTGACCCTCAAACTAAAGCGCTTACTACTGCCTTCGcctccgccatggctgtgtcctctgcctctgcttctgcctgctttcgatgcggtcaaccTGGTCATTTcatccgcgagtgccctcaacaagcggctccccgccctgccgaggCACTGCGCCGAccgagaggcccccccacaccatgcccgcgttgtggaaaagggtaccattgggctcgtgATTGCCGCTCCTCGcaacagcctttaaacttccagcggggcaggcctcagcccctctcccaagaggccttcaagagagctccaaagccctaa